A portion of the Acidisarcina polymorpha genome contains these proteins:
- a CDS encoding tetratricopeptide repeat protein → MISVHRTLVRILLLVAAAAAVPAIFGQSDVSPVATSKSDALALEQQGSNADAERIWQRIAEEHPKDPEAFAHLGLLESRQENFAAAIENYRKALALGPAVPGIEMNLGLACFKASQFAEAIKAFSAELQGQPPDSPVAGRLITLLGMAHYGMGDYFVAIPYLRKAADEDPQNLPLRLTLAHSCLWSKQYDCVMKVDKEILALNADSAEADMLVGEALDEKGDDAGAMEQFRAATKANPKEPNAHFGLGYLLWKQHHFDEAAPEFQAELENDPSQRQARAYLGDALVELNQYQEALPVLERGEAESSDSAMVHRDLGIVYAEMGRKEDAANELVKAIALDPKDVSPHWRLGKLFQAMGKKDEAKAQFETASAMIHETSRPLTQEIGEPRSKSQP, encoded by the coding sequence TTGATCTCCGTTCATCGCACCCTAGTACGGATCTTGCTGCTGGTCGCGGCGGCGGCCGCAGTTCCCGCGATCTTCGGTCAATCCGATGTCAGCCCCGTGGCTACGAGCAAATCGGACGCGCTCGCGCTGGAGCAGCAGGGAAGCAATGCCGATGCGGAGCGGATATGGCAGCGCATCGCCGAGGAACACCCCAAAGACCCTGAAGCCTTCGCCCATCTCGGATTGCTGGAGTCACGGCAGGAGAATTTTGCCGCGGCGATCGAGAATTACCGTAAAGCCCTCGCCCTCGGGCCAGCCGTGCCCGGTATCGAGATGAACCTGGGCCTCGCCTGTTTCAAGGCCAGCCAGTTCGCCGAAGCGATCAAGGCATTTTCCGCAGAGTTGCAGGGACAGCCGCCAGATAGTCCCGTTGCGGGGCGGCTCATCACTCTCTTGGGCATGGCCCATTACGGCATGGGCGACTATTTCGTTGCTATTCCCTATCTACGCAAAGCAGCGGACGAGGATCCGCAAAACCTGCCGTTACGCCTCACCCTGGCGCACAGCTGCCTTTGGAGCAAGCAATATGACTGCGTGATGAAAGTCGACAAGGAGATACTGGCGCTGAATGCCGACTCCGCCGAAGCCGACATGCTGGTGGGAGAAGCGCTCGACGAAAAGGGAGACGACGCGGGCGCCATGGAGCAATTTCGCGCAGCTACGAAAGCGAATCCCAAGGAGCCGAATGCTCATTTCGGCCTCGGCTATCTGCTCTGGAAGCAGCATCACTTCGACGAGGCGGCGCCGGAGTTTCAGGCGGAGCTCGAGAACGATCCCTCACAGCGTCAGGCCCGCGCCTACCTCGGAGACGCGCTGGTCGAGTTGAATCAGTACCAAGAGGCCCTGCCGGTCCTCGAAAGAGGTGAGGCAGAATCTTCCGACTCTGCGATGGTCCATCGCGACCTGGGTATTGTTTATGCCGAAATGGGGCGTAAGGAAGATGCCGCGAATGAGCTGGTTAAGGCGATCGCGCTCGACCCGAAGGATGTGTCGCCACATTGGCGGCTCGGAAAGCTCTTCCAGGCGATGGGAAAGAAGGACGAAGCGAAAGCGCAGTTCGAGACTGCGAGTGCAATGATTCACGAGACCAGTCGTCCACTTACTCAGGAGATTGGTGAGCCTCGTTCGAAGTC